The following proteins are encoded in a genomic region of Brachypodium distachyon strain Bd21 chromosome 1, Brachypodium_distachyon_v3.0, whole genome shotgun sequence:
- the LOC100844046 gene encoding vacuolar protein sorting-associated protein 27 isoform X2, translating to METPPPFQESAHCDVCRCTFSTFRRRHHCRNCGRTLCHEHSSYHMALPQYGIYTDVRVCYECFSKSSRRGGVRNESSPVSVSSVSDSLSGLNLDKDDASSPTKYSAAQSSAAIVECKCGMPLCICEAPKPEPAPVKNISTTSSTVQSNTRPKKSTSNQQSADPSAKKASATSSSNSSSFLNLGLMSSDSNDKNLSDYDVTGEGLREAIKSGDINAVKKLLSEGVDCNYCDKQGFTLLHLAALFNQTEIALILMDSGANIQRKNGQGETPLDCAPPMLQYKMRQRMEELAASRRPE from the exons AtggagacgccgccgccgttccagGAGTCGGCCCACTGCGACGTCTGCCGCTGCACCTTCTCCaccttccgccgccgc CACCACTGCCGCAACTGCGGGAGGACGCTCTGCCACGAGCACTCTTCGTACCACATG GCCCTGCCTCAGTACGGGATATACACGGACGTTAGGGTCTGCTATGAGTGCTTCAGCAAATCCTCCAG ACGCGGGGGTGTTCGTAATGAGAGTTCACCCGTGAGCGTCTCTAGTGTGTCTGACTCCTTGTCAGGGTTAAATTTGGATAAAGATGATGCTTCGTCGCCCACAAAATATTCAGCAGCTCAAAGTTCAGCTGCAATTGTAGAGTGCAAGTGTGGAATGCCTTTGTGCATATGCGAGGCACCGAAACCAGAACCTGCACCTGTAAAG AATATTAGCACCACTTCCTCAACTGTTCAATCAAACACAAGGCCTAAAAAATCTACTAGCAACCAACAGTCAGCTGATCCAAGTGCCAAGAAGGCTTCGGCTACTTCCAGCAGCAATTCAAG CTCATTCTTAAATCTTGGCCTGATGAGCAGTGATAGCAATGATAAGAATCTGTCAGACTATGATGTTACTGGAGAG GGGCTAAGGGAAGCAATTAAAAGTGGGGATATTAATGCTGTCAAGAAACTTCTGAGTGAG GGAGTGGATTGTAACTACTGCGACAAGCAAGGATTTACTTTGCTACATTTG GCTGCGCTATTTAACCAGACTGAGATTGCCCTTATTCTCATGGATAGTGGAGCAAACATTCAACGGAAAAACGGACAAG GGGAAACTCCTTTGGATTGTGCTCCACCCATGCTGCAGTACAAAATGCGCCAGAGGATGGAAGAGCTTGCGGCGTCACGAAGGCCCGAGTGA
- the LOC100844046 gene encoding vacuolar protein sorting-associated protein 27 isoform X1 — protein METPPPFQESAHCDVCRCTFSTFRRRHHCRNCGRTLCHEHSSYHMALPQYGIYTDVRVCYECFSKSSRRGGVRNESSPVSVSSVSDSLSGLNLDKDDASSPTKYSAAQSSAAIVECKCGMPLCICEAPKPEPAPVKQNISTTSSTVQSNTRPKKSTSNQQSADPSAKKASATSSSNSSSFLNLGLMSSDSNDKNLSDYDVTGEGLREAIKSGDINAVKKLLSEGVDCNYCDKQGFTLLHLAALFNQTEIALILMDSGANIQRKNGQGETPLDCAPPMLQYKMRQRMEELAASRRPE, from the exons AtggagacgccgccgccgttccagGAGTCGGCCCACTGCGACGTCTGCCGCTGCACCTTCTCCaccttccgccgccgc CACCACTGCCGCAACTGCGGGAGGACGCTCTGCCACGAGCACTCTTCGTACCACATG GCCCTGCCTCAGTACGGGATATACACGGACGTTAGGGTCTGCTATGAGTGCTTCAGCAAATCCTCCAG ACGCGGGGGTGTTCGTAATGAGAGTTCACCCGTGAGCGTCTCTAGTGTGTCTGACTCCTTGTCAGGGTTAAATTTGGATAAAGATGATGCTTCGTCGCCCACAAAATATTCAGCAGCTCAAAGTTCAGCTGCAATTGTAGAGTGCAAGTGTGGAATGCCTTTGTGCATATGCGAGGCACCGAAACCAGAACCTGCACCTGTAAAG CAGAATATTAGCACCACTTCCTCAACTGTTCAATCAAACACAAGGCCTAAAAAATCTACTAGCAACCAACAGTCAGCTGATCCAAGTGCCAAGAAGGCTTCGGCTACTTCCAGCAGCAATTCAAG CTCATTCTTAAATCTTGGCCTGATGAGCAGTGATAGCAATGATAAGAATCTGTCAGACTATGATGTTACTGGAGAG GGGCTAAGGGAAGCAATTAAAAGTGGGGATATTAATGCTGTCAAGAAACTTCTGAGTGAG GGAGTGGATTGTAACTACTGCGACAAGCAAGGATTTACTTTGCTACATTTG GCTGCGCTATTTAACCAGACTGAGATTGCCCTTATTCTCATGGATAGTGGAGCAAACATTCAACGGAAAAACGGACAAG GGGAAACTCCTTTGGATTGTGCTCCACCCATGCTGCAGTACAAAATGCGCCAGAGGATGGAAGAGCTTGCGGCGTCACGAAGGCCCGAGTGA